Proteins from one Telopea speciosissima isolate NSW1024214 ecotype Mountain lineage chromosome 1, Tspe_v1, whole genome shotgun sequence genomic window:
- the LOC122664644 gene encoding uncharacterized protein LOC122664644 — MGLDTELQFQKYCRVGWNPSNVRHFHCYSSKAEHRDVKGNPTRRSYNLKSVGQDYSEISFDDSQNSFYSSMPYGPAGMAGNEELKRGSIYQSSKEVRKMKKMGEFESTKQIELLRSSDTSLSFQIVNSLSQSNDSSSYAQQKRSPLTSSTTDLGTTLDNRTHMELNSKDCLDLSFRLFSSPGNVTCKDALSDNFFEICLNTEDRKHDSAETMEIDIAEKLNLRCDQSVGPLNSGHCLLGRDTVLALQKSTSAKMGMSHSRFWSKSDRSKASPKVRFNPIRRMLDPIMKSKSQRSQPVSVAEFGDVTTVGLTSIRRNQTACKSLLNDYANSVQKEESGAHFVKKDKHSLGVTSSPAHLQGLLKLEYKNGVPFLEFSLNNLEDTLVAKTWKGHNAFNWVYTFHSLNNRRKSSSGLGSKEKHKEASMVGQMQVSCYLCSEMRNSGGFDNSMVTEFVLYDIAHARKSFGTQDSPDCQADPTKPPKAPSTGDSDKSSSMDLNGVLDPAKLKHQAKPACNDSDASTSYPWAPADLHPYLEVAAIVVQVPFQKRESLKDKEGVCGKASPNLFDLSLVDQRSDDAPHNISPAKVKAVTSTGTHGLPSTKDGGGPSPLLDRWRSGGGCDCGGWDMACPLIVFGNASIPNVGHHHLGNRMPLELFVQGAKEKMPALTMNLIDEGQYLVDFHAQLSTLQAFSICVAILHSAADCTGSGQERTRQRLQCNSLKLLLEEEVRFLIEAVAEEEKRKATKKLEEIPPPPSFVVNPPFSPIARV, encoded by the exons ATGGGGTTGGATACAGAgttacaatttcaaaagtaTTGCAGAGTAGGTTGGAATCCTAGTAACGTTCGTCATTTTCATTGCTATAGTTCCAAAGCTGAACACAGAGATGTGAAAGGAAACCCCACAAGGAGAAGCTACAATTTAAAGAGCGTAGGTCAGGACTATTCAGAAATCAGCTTTGATGACTCCCAGAATTCCTTTTATAGCAGCATGCCGTATGGACCAGCTGGTATGGCAGGTAATGAAGAGCTGAAGAGGGGTTCTATATATCAGAGCTCAAAAGAAGTgaggaaaatgaagaaaatgggAGAGTTTGAGAGCACAAAGCAGATTGAATTGTTGCGCAGTAGTGACACATCTCTGTCCTTCCAAATTGTCAACTCCCTGTCTCAGTCTAATGATTCAAGCTCTTATGCACAACAGAAGAGATCACCACTGACGTCCTCAACAACAGACCTGGGCACAACATTGGATAACCGAACCCACATGGAACTGAATTCTAAGGATTGCCTGGACCTATCCTTCCGTCTTTTCTCCTCCCCAGGTAATGTTACTTGTAAGGATGCCCTGTCAGATAATTTCTTTGAGATCTGTCTAAATACAGAGGACAGAAAACATGATTCTGCTGAGACAATGGAAATAGATATAGCGGAAAAACTGAATTTGAGATGTGATCAGAGTGTTGGTCCTTTGAACAGTGGTCATTGTCTCTTGGGAAGAGATACAGTCCTTGCTCTGCAGAAGTCCACTTCAGCAAAGATGGGAATGTCCCATTCTCGCTTTTGGTCTAAGAGTGATCGCTCTAAAGCCAGCCCAAAGGTCCGGTTCAACCCCATTAGAAGGATGTTGGATCCAATCATGAAGTCTAAATCTCAACGGAGTCAACCAGTTTCAGTGGCAGAATTTGGTGATGTAACAACGGTAGGGTTAACAAGTATTAGGAGGAACCAGACTGCCTGCAAATCTTTGTTGAATGATTATGCAAACAGTGTACAGAAGGAAGAGTCCGGTGCTCATTTTGTCAAGAAAGATAAGCACAGTTTGGGTGTGACCTCATCACCTGCTCACTTGCAGGGCCTTCTTAAATTGGAGTATAAAAATGGAGTTCCATTTCTGGAGTTTTCACTGAATAACCTAGAAGATACCCTTGTGGCCAAAACATGGAAAGGCCATAATGCTTTCAATTGGGTCTATACTTTCCACTCTTTGAACAATAGAAGGAAGAGTAGCAGTGGATTGGGTTCAAAAGAGAAACACAAAGAGGCCTCAATGGTTGGTCAGATGCAAGTTTCCTGTTACTTGTGTTCTGAAATGCGAAATTCTGGAGGCTTTGATAATTCTATGGTGACAGAGTTTGTCTTGTATGATATTGCACATGCAAGGAAGAGCTTTGGTACACAAGACAGCCCCGACTGTCAAGCAGACCCCACTAAACCTCCCAAGGCTCCTTCCACTGGGGACTCAGATAAGAGCTCTTCTATGGATTTGAATGGTGTCTTAGATCCTGCAAAGCTCAAACATCAAGCAAAACCTGCTTGTAATGATTCAGATGCTTCAACAAGTTACCCTTGGGCTCCTGCAGATTTGCATCCATACCTTGAAGTTGCGGCAATTGTCGTCCAAGTTCCATTTCAAAAGAGGGAAAGCCTTAAAGACAAGGAAGGGGTTTGTGGAAAGGCATCTCCAAACTTATTTGATTTATCTTTAGTTGACCAGAGAAGTGATGATGCTCCCCACAACATAAGTCCAGCAAAGGTGAAGGCTGTAACTTCAACTGGAACCCATGGATTGCCCAGTACAAAAGATGGTGGGGGCCCTTCACCATTATTGGATCGATGGAGATCAGGTGGAGGTTGCGATTGTGGTGGCTGGGACATGGCTTGCCCCCTTATTGTCTTTGGAAATGCCAGTATCCCAAATGTAGGACATCATCATTTGGGGAACCGAATGCCTTTGGAGCTCTTTGTTCAG GGAGCAAAAGAGAAGATGCCAGCATTGACCATGAATCTTATTGATGAGGGGCAGTATTTGGTTGATTTTCATGCTCAGTTATCCACGTTACAGGCTTTCTCAATTTGTGTTGCTATCTTGCATAGTGCTGCAGACTGCACTGGATCTGGGCAAGAGAGGACCAGACAAAGGTTGCAATGCAATTCATTGAAGTTGCTGCTGGAAGAAGAAGTGAGATTCTTGATTGAAGCAGTTGCAGAGGAAGAGAAACGGAAAGCAACAAAGAAATTGGAAGAAatccccccacccccatctTTTGTGGTCAACCCACCCTTTTCTCCAATTGCACGAGTGTAG